A single genomic interval of Mycobacterium sp. DL592 harbors:
- the tsaD gene encoding tRNA (adenosine(37)-N6)-threonylcarbamoyltransferase complex transferase subunit TsaD, with translation MTTNPESLRSCPPATNPPESLRSCPPATTILAIESSCDETGVGIARLHADGTVALLADEVASSVDEHARYGGVVPEIASRAHLEALGPTMRRALATAEIDKPDIVAATIGPGLAGALLVGVAAAKAYAAAWGVPFYAVNHLGGHLAADVYDHGPLPESVGLLVSGGHTHLLHVRSLGEPIVELGSTVDDAAGEAYDKVARLLGLGYPGGKILDDLARTGDPQAIVFPRGMTGPRDERFAFSFSGLKTAVARYVESHPDYNAADVAAGFQEAVADVLTAKSVRAATELGVSTLLIAGGVAANSRLRELAEERCAAAGLTLRIPRPRLCTDNGAMIASFAAHLIAAGASPSPLDVPSDPGLPVIAGQVA, from the coding sequence ATGACAACTAACCCTGAGTCGCTGCGCTCCTGCCCGCCGGCGACAAATCCCCCCGAGTCGCTGCGCTCCTGCCCGCCGGCGACCACCATCCTCGCCATCGAAAGCTCTTGTGACGAAACGGGAGTCGGCATCGCACGCTTGCACGCCGACGGCACCGTGGCACTGCTGGCCGACGAGGTGGCCTCCAGCGTCGACGAGCATGCCCGCTATGGCGGCGTGGTGCCCGAGATCGCCTCCCGGGCTCACCTGGAAGCGCTCGGACCGACCATGCGCCGCGCGTTGGCGACCGCCGAGATCGACAAACCCGACATCGTCGCGGCCACCATCGGACCCGGCCTGGCCGGGGCACTCTTGGTCGGGGTGGCTGCCGCGAAGGCCTACGCCGCGGCATGGGGGGTGCCGTTCTATGCCGTCAACCACCTCGGCGGCCACCTGGCCGCCGACGTCTACGACCACGGCCCGCTGCCCGAAAGCGTGGGACTGCTGGTGTCCGGCGGACACACCCACCTGCTGCACGTGCGCTCGCTGGGCGAGCCGATCGTCGAACTCGGCAGCACTGTCGACGACGCGGCGGGGGAGGCCTACGACAAGGTGGCCCGGCTGCTCGGGCTGGGATACCCCGGCGGCAAGATCCTCGACGACCTGGCCCGCACCGGCGATCCGCAGGCGATTGTGTTTCCGCGCGGCATGACCGGCCCGCGGGACGAGCGGTTCGCGTTCAGCTTCTCTGGCCTCAAGACCGCGGTGGCGCGCTATGTGGAGAGCCACCCCGACTACAACGCCGCCGATGTGGCCGCGGGCTTCCAGGAGGCCGTCGCCGACGTGCTCACGGCCAAGTCGGTGCGTGCCGCCACCGAGCTGGGGGTGTCCACCCTGCTGATCGCCGGCGGTGTCGCGGCCAACTCCCGGCTGCGTGAGCTCGCTGAAGAGCGTTGTGCTGCAGCCGGATTGACGTTACGCATCCCGCGTCCGCGGTTGTGTACCGACAATGGGGCGATGATCGCCTCCTTCGCCGCCCACCTGATCGCCGCGGGCGCCTCGCCGTCCCCGCTTGACGTGCCCAGCGACCCCGGCCTGCCGGTGATCGCGGGGCAGGTGGCATGA
- the alr gene encoding alanine racemase, which yields MDMHTTSLTPSTPAQVSGPAAEALVDLGAIADNVRVLRERAGSAEVMAVVKADAYGHGAPQVARAAVAAGAAELGVATIDEAIALRSAGITAPVLSWLHPPGTDFAPALNADVQVAVSSARQVGELLAAVERTGRTAQVTIKVDTGLNRNGVSPADYPGVLTELQRAIAADAVRVRGIMSHLVSGDAPEDPLNDLQAQRFSDMLAQARAQGVDFEVAHLSNSPSALTRPDLGFDMVRPGIAVYGLSPIPELGDMGLRPAMTLKCTVAMVKSVKAGEGVSYGHTWIADEDTNLALLPIGYADGVYRTLSGRIDALINGRLRRNVGRICMDQLVVNLGPGRPDVAEGDEAILFGSGAAGEPRAQDWADLLGTIHYEVVTSPRGRVVRTYREADAGGR from the coding sequence ATGGATATGCACACGACTTCGTTGACCCCGTCGACGCCGGCTCAGGTGTCCGGCCCGGCTGCTGAGGCGCTCGTCGATCTGGGGGCGATCGCCGACAACGTGCGGGTTCTGCGCGAGCGCGCGGGATCCGCCGAGGTCATGGCTGTCGTCAAGGCCGACGCCTACGGGCATGGCGCTCCGCAGGTGGCCCGCGCCGCGGTGGCCGCCGGGGCGGCCGAACTCGGTGTCGCCACCATCGACGAGGCCATTGCGCTGCGCAGCGCCGGCATCACCGCACCGGTGTTGTCGTGGTTGCACCCGCCGGGCACCGACTTCGCCCCTGCGCTCAATGCCGACGTGCAGGTCGCGGTCTCCTCCGCACGGCAGGTCGGCGAACTGCTCGCTGCCGTCGAACGCACCGGGCGCACCGCACAGGTCACCATCAAGGTCGACACCGGGCTCAACCGCAACGGTGTCAGCCCCGCGGACTATCCCGGCGTGCTCACCGAACTGCAGCGCGCCATCGCGGCCGACGCGGTGCGGGTGCGCGGCATCATGTCCCATCTGGTGAGCGGCGACGCACCCGAAGATCCCCTCAACGACCTTCAGGCACAACGATTTTCCGACATGCTGGCCCAGGCCCGGGCACAGGGAGTCGACTTCGAGGTGGCGCACCTGTCGAACTCCCCGTCGGCGCTGACCCGCCCCGACCTCGGCTTCGACATGGTTCGGCCGGGTATCGCCGTCTACGGTCTGAGCCCCATCCCGGAACTCGGCGACATGGGACTTCGTCCGGCGATGACGCTGAAATGCACTGTGGCGATGGTGAAGTCGGTGAAGGCCGGCGAAGGGGTGTCCTATGGCCACACCTGGATCGCCGACGAGGACACCAACCTCGCGCTGCTGCCGATCGGATACGCCGACGGGGTCTACCGCACCTTGAGCGGTCGCATCGACGCACTGATCAACGGCCGGTTGCGGCGCAACGTCGGCCGGATCTGCATGGACCAACTCGTGGTCAACCTCGGCCCCGGCCGCCCCGATGTGGCCGAGGGTGACGAGGCCATCCTGTTCGGTTCCGGCGCGGCAGGTGAACCGCGGGCCCAGGACTGGGCCGACCTGCTGGGCACCATCCACTACGAGGTGGTCACCAGTCCACGCGGCCGGGTGGTGCGTACCTACCGGGAGGCCGACGCCGGTGGCCGCTGA
- the rimI gene encoding ribosomal protein S18-alanine N-acetyltransferase, whose protein sequence is MQLFDGDDPWPEFSFVRELAAAHNRYVAARVDDKLVGYAGISRLGRTPPFEFEIHTIGVDPAYQGKGIGRRMMTELLDTVGPGSVVFLEVRTDNEPAIALYTSLGFKKMGVRKRYYQASGADAYTMRRDGTHDDN, encoded by the coding sequence ATGCAACTGTTCGACGGCGACGACCCGTGGCCGGAGTTCTCGTTCGTCCGTGAACTGGCCGCCGCGCATAACCGCTACGTCGCCGCGCGGGTGGACGACAAGCTCGTCGGCTATGCGGGGATCTCCCGGCTCGGCCGCACCCCGCCCTTCGAATTCGAGATCCACACCATCGGTGTCGACCCGGCCTATCAGGGCAAGGGAATCGGACGGCGGATGATGACCGAACTGCTCGACACTGTCGGCCCCGGCTCGGTGGTCTTCCTTGAAGTCCGCACCGACAACGAGCCGGCGATCGCGCTGTACACCAGCCTGGGCTTCAAGAAGATGGGCGTGCGCAAGCGGTACTACCAGGCCAGCGGGGCCGACGCCTACACGATGCGACGGGACGGGACGCACGATGACAACTAA
- a CDS encoding alpha/beta fold hydrolase — protein MGAGRKAGLLAGVAGLSAVGTAAGVSAARALRQKKFIEDAYEGEDFALLDADRGCVVTTQDGIPLVVREVGPITAPLTVVFAHGFCLRMGSFHFQRAALAQRWGDQVRMVFYDQRGHGQSAAAPVDTYTVTQLGQDLETILQVMVPRGPVVLVGHSMGGMTVLSHARQFPERYGQRIVGAALISSAAEGLSRSPLGEILQNPALEAVRFAARYVPQLVHRTRGAARSVLRPILRTASFGGESMSPSVVAFSESMIHDTPIATLVEFLHALEVHDESAALPVLARIPTMIACGDHDVMTPVKHSEEMAAVLPDSELVIVPGAGHLVQLEDPDIINDALVRLVERATPSKLVAFARRLKNRAHG, from the coding sequence CTGGGTGCGGGCCGCAAGGCAGGCCTGCTGGCCGGGGTTGCCGGACTGAGCGCGGTCGGCACCGCCGCGGGGGTATCGGCAGCGCGGGCGCTGCGTCAGAAGAAGTTCATCGAAGACGCCTACGAGGGTGAGGATTTCGCCCTTCTCGATGCCGACCGCGGCTGTGTGGTGACCACCCAGGACGGCATTCCCCTCGTGGTGCGCGAAGTCGGTCCGATCACTGCACCGCTGACCGTGGTGTTCGCCCACGGCTTCTGCCTGCGGATGGGGTCATTTCACTTCCAGCGCGCGGCGCTGGCGCAACGGTGGGGCGACCAGGTGCGGATGGTGTTCTACGACCAGCGCGGCCACGGACAGTCCGCTGCGGCACCGGTCGACACCTACACCGTGACGCAGCTTGGGCAGGATCTGGAAACCATTCTGCAGGTGATGGTTCCGCGGGGTCCCGTGGTCCTCGTCGGGCACTCGATGGGGGGTATGACAGTGCTGTCGCACGCCCGGCAGTTCCCCGAGCGATACGGTCAGCGCATTGTCGGGGCGGCGCTGATCTCCTCGGCCGCCGAGGGACTGTCGCGCTCGCCGCTCGGTGAGATCCTGCAGAACCCGGCCTTGGAGGCGGTGCGGTTCGCCGCCCGCTACGTACCTCAGCTCGTGCACCGCACCCGCGGTGCGGCCCGGTCGGTCCTGCGCCCGATCCTGCGGACCGCGTCGTTCGGCGGCGAGTCGATGAGCCCCAGTGTCGTGGCCTTCTCCGAGAGCATGATTCACGACACCCCGATCGCCACCCTGGTGGAGTTCCTGCACGCACTCGAGGTGCACGACGAGAGCGCGGCGCTGCCGGTGCTGGCCCGCATCCCCACCATGATCGCCTGCGGCGACCACGACGTGATGACCCCGGTCAAACACTCCGAGGAGATGGCGGCGGTGTTGCCCGACAGCGAGTTGGTGATCGTCCCCGGCGCCGGCCATCTGGTCCAACTCGAAGACCCGGACATCATCAACGACGCGCTGGTGCGCCTCGTGGAACGCGCGACACCGTCGAAACTGGTCGCGTTCGCCCGCCGGTTGAAGAATCGTGCCCATGGCTGA
- the tsaB gene encoding tRNA (adenosine(37)-N6)-threonylcarbamoyltransferase complex dimerization subunit type 1 TsaB → MTRTILALDTATPAVTAAIVSRGDSGRSEVLGQRVSIDARAHAELLTPNVVSALAQAGLTMGDIDAVVVGCGPGPFTGLRVGMATAAAYGHALGVPVYGVCSLDAIGVLTAGEVLVVTDARRRELYWARYRDGVRVDGPGVEAAADVPLAGAQAVAGSPDHVGLFDLPALEFTYPTAVGLVAAVTDWSDEPEPLVPLYLRRPDAKTLAERGVLR, encoded by the coding sequence ATGACTCGCACTATCCTGGCCCTCGACACCGCCACCCCGGCCGTCACCGCCGCTATCGTCTCCCGCGGCGACAGCGGGCGATCCGAGGTCCTCGGGCAGCGGGTCAGCATCGACGCCAGGGCCCACGCTGAGCTGCTGACCCCCAACGTCGTCTCCGCGCTGGCGCAGGCCGGGCTGACGATGGGCGACATCGATGCCGTCGTGGTCGGCTGTGGCCCTGGGCCGTTCACCGGGCTACGGGTCGGGATGGCCACCGCCGCCGCCTACGGCCACGCTCTCGGCGTGCCCGTCTACGGGGTGTGCAGCCTCGATGCCATCGGTGTCCTGACGGCCGGCGAGGTCTTGGTGGTCACCGACGCCCGGCGCCGTGAGCTGTACTGGGCCCGCTACCGCGACGGGGTGCGCGTCGACGGACCGGGTGTGGAGGCGGCCGCCGACGTACCCCTCGCCGGGGCGCAGGCGGTCGCCGGCTCACCCGACCATGTCGGCCTGTTCGATCTGCCCGCACTCGAGTTCACCTACCCGACGGCGGTGGGACTCGTTGCCGCAGTGACGGATTGGAGTGACGAACCGGAACCGCTGGTCCCGCTGTACCTGCGCCGGCCGGACGCCAAGACACTCGCCGAACGCGGGGTGTTGCGGTGA
- the tsaE gene encoding tRNA (adenosine(37)-N6)-threonylcarbamoyltransferase complex ATPase subunit type 1 TsaE, with the protein MAETRIGSGTAELPTLEDTIALGIGLGEKLRAGDVVVLSGPLGAGKTALTKGIALGLDVDGPVTSPTFVLARVHRAKQHGQPAMIHVDIYRLLDNEGADLLAELDSLDLDTDLEDAVVVVEWGEGVAERLSDNYLDITLERRADSETRTATWHWNHR; encoded by the coding sequence ATGGCTGAGACCAGAATCGGCAGCGGCACCGCTGAACTGCCGACCCTCGAGGACACCATCGCGTTGGGTATCGGGCTGGGGGAGAAGCTGCGTGCGGGTGACGTGGTCGTGCTGTCCGGTCCGCTCGGCGCGGGAAAGACCGCCCTGACCAAGGGAATCGCGCTGGGCCTGGACGTCGACGGGCCGGTAACCTCGCCGACATTCGTCCTCGCCCGCGTCCACCGGGCCAAGCAGCACGGCCAACCGGCGATGATTCACGTCGACATCTACCGCCTGCTCGACAACGAGGGCGCCGACCTGCTCGCCGAACTGGACTCGCTGGATCTGGACACCGATCTCGAGGACGCTGTGGTGGTCGTCGAGTGGGGCGAGGGCGTGGCCGAACGGCTCTCCGACAATTACCTCGACATCACCCTGGAACGCCGCGCCGACAGTGAGACCCGTACCGCGACATGGCACTGGAACCACCGATGA
- a CDS encoding alpha/beta fold hydrolase, with product MHYDLRLRPAQPATPAPDAFTIHRSEVPPSPGRDGLSLAYVHEGVGGYPLLLLHGYPETKRIWWRNIAALADAGYEVIAPDLRGYGDSDLSADDVYDFAAYSRDVYHLVHDVLGHGRCGVVGGDVGGVVAIDLIHRFDGFVDKLVFFDSVPPLVFEDYIAAGIDPAAVLRDGPTGDYRRLQGQTPDVLAAELDTADKRRRYVSGMYGHRLWASPGTFDDTDVDFMTEPFATEERLRAGWAVYQMAYGRAVSEAPIMDRKVDVPTLLLYGMDDQVVGPEFVHTCEVAFTDRTGPVVLPGAGHFLQWERADLFNALVIAFFGDVRVAYERSGRPAG from the coding sequence ATGCACTACGACCTGCGGCTGCGGCCGGCGCAACCGGCCACCCCCGCGCCCGACGCGTTCACGATCCACCGCAGTGAGGTCCCGCCCAGCCCCGGCCGCGACGGGCTGTCGCTGGCCTACGTGCACGAAGGCGTGGGCGGCTACCCGCTTCTGCTGCTGCACGGCTATCCCGAGACCAAGCGCATCTGGTGGCGCAACATCGCCGCCCTGGCCGACGCCGGTTACGAGGTCATCGCGCCGGATCTGCGCGGCTATGGCGATTCCGATCTGTCGGCCGACGACGTCTACGACTTCGCCGCCTACAGCCGCGACGTCTACCACCTGGTGCACGACGTGCTCGGTCACGGGCGCTGCGGTGTGGTCGGCGGCGATGTCGGCGGTGTCGTCGCAATCGACCTGATCCACCGCTTCGACGGGTTCGTCGACAAGTTGGTGTTCTTCGATTCGGTGCCACCGCTGGTCTTCGAGGACTACATCGCCGCGGGCATCGACCCGGCGGCCGTCCTGCGTGACGGGCCGACCGGCGACTACCGCCGGCTTCAGGGGCAGACACCCGACGTGCTGGCCGCCGAACTCGACACCGCCGACAAGCGCCGCCGCTATGTCTCCGGCATGTACGGCCATCGATTGTGGGCTTCGCCGGGCACGTTCGACGACACCGACGTCGACTTCATGACCGAGCCGTTCGCCACCGAGGAGCGGCTGCGGGCGGGCTGGGCGGTCTACCAGATGGCCTATGGCCGGGCGGTCAGCGAGGCGCCCATCATGGACCGCAAGGTCGACGTGCCGACCCTGTTGCTCTACGGGATGGACGATCAGGTCGTCGGCCCCGAGTTCGTGCACACCTGCGAGGTGGCCTTCACCGACCGGACCGGACCCGTCGTGCTGCCCGGGGCCGGGCACTTCCTGCAGTGGGAGCGGGCCGACCTGTTCAATGCCCTGGTAATCGCGTTTTTCGGGGACGTCCGGGTGGCCTACGAGCGGTCCGGGCGGCCTGCGGGCTAA
- the groES gene encoding co-chaperone GroES has translation MASVNIKPLEDKILVQANEAETTTASGLVIPDTAKEKPQEGTVVAVGPGRWDEDGEKRIPLDVAEGDTVIYSKYGGTEIKYNGEEYLILSARDVLAVVNK, from the coding sequence GTGGCGAGCGTGAACATCAAGCCACTCGAGGACAAGATCCTCGTACAGGCCAACGAGGCCGAGACGACCACAGCGTCGGGTCTGGTCATTCCGGATACCGCCAAGGAGAAGCCGCAGGAAGGCACCGTCGTCGCCGTCGGCCCCGGCCGGTGGGACGAGGATGGCGAGAAGCGGATCCCGCTCGACGTCGCCGAGGGCGACACCGTCATCTACAGCAAGTACGGCGGCACCGAGATCAAGTACAACGGCGAGGAGTACCTGATCCTGTCGGCACGCGACGTGCTGGCGGTCGTCAACAAGTAG
- a CDS encoding nuclear transport factor 2 family protein yields the protein MSAADKLEIAELLYRYAELIDAGDFDGVGQLLSRATFGGAKTPTVSGAENIAGLFAMTTRRFPDGGTPKTRHLVLNALIDLDGHSAAARSTFLVVQATDAVAFQPIVAGRYYDRFARDGDGWYFTERKADVEMVGDVSDHLLIDPRAFDKPGEG from the coding sequence ATGAGCGCGGCCGACAAGCTGGAGATCGCCGAACTGCTGTACCGCTACGCCGAACTCATCGACGCCGGTGACTTCGACGGCGTCGGGCAGTTGTTGAGCCGCGCCACCTTCGGCGGTGCCAAGACACCGACGGTGTCCGGTGCGGAGAACATCGCCGGCTTGTTCGCGATGACCACCCGCCGCTTCCCCGATGGGGGCACGCCCAAGACTCGGCACCTCGTCCTCAACGCTCTCATCGACCTCGACGGCCACAGTGCTGCTGCCCGGTCGACCTTCCTGGTCGTCCAGGCCACCGACGCCGTGGCGTTCCAGCCGATCGTCGCCGGCCGCTACTACGACCGCTTCGCCCGCGACGGCGACGGCTGGTACTTCACCGAGCGCAAGGCCGATGTCGAGATGGTGGGCGACGTCTCCGATCACCTGCTCATCGATCCCCGCGCGTTCGACAAGCCGGGCGAAGGATGA